In the genome of Fibrobacter sp., one region contains:
- a CDS encoding 1-phosphofructokinase family hexose kinase, producing the protein MIYCTLLNPALDVIYSLKEFRSGNTITNIPSFSIPAGKGVNVARVVKTLGEDVCVTGLMAEYDLKRCTDFLEQLKIDHRLYKIPGGLRINTTLLEESSGFTSHISSANPPLPPRIQLEFLNLVEGLVSPGDLWCFSGSLPRGFEDDAYRKLIKSCKSKGADTLLDSRGAALKFGVRAKPMMIKPNIAELEGFFDEQIRGVHHLALKGKRLVDMGIAYVFISLGADGMIAIHENDCLLCSSPQIRTLDTVGCGDALVGGILVARKRSFSFSEMCRMAIACGASKALHRGPGVVSLDEVWQLMEDVKITAV; encoded by the coding sequence TTGATCTACTGTACCTTACTGAATCCGGCTCTGGATGTCATATACAGCCTCAAAGAGTTCAGATCTGGAAACACCATCACCAATATCCCCTCATTTTCCATCCCCGCAGGCAAGGGAGTAAATGTCGCCAGGGTGGTTAAGACTCTTGGCGAGGATGTTTGTGTGACAGGGCTTATGGCTGAATACGACCTGAAGCGGTGTACAGATTTTCTTGAACAGTTAAAAATTGATCATCGTCTGTACAAAATTCCGGGAGGTTTGCGAATAAATACGACTCTTCTTGAAGAGTCTTCAGGTTTTACTTCGCACATAAGCAGTGCTAATCCGCCTCTTCCACCCAGGATTCAGCTTGAGTTTCTCAATCTTGTGGAGGGTTTGGTTTCACCGGGGGATTTGTGGTGTTTTTCCGGCAGTTTGCCCAGAGGTTTTGAGGATGACGCATACAGGAAACTCATAAAGAGCTGCAAAAGCAAAGGCGCAGATACATTACTTGACAGCAGGGGAGCTGCCCTGAAATTTGGTGTCAGGGCAAAGCCGATGATGATCAAGCCGAATATAGCTGAGCTGGAGGGCTTTTTCGATGAACAGATCAGAGGTGTACATCATCTGGCCCTTAAAGGTAAGCGTCTGGTAGATATGGGAATAGCTTATGTGTTTATCTCTCTGGGTGCAGACGGGATGATAGCGATTCATGAGAATGATTGTCTCCTCTGCTCTTCTCCCCAGATAAGGACACTTGACACAGTGGGCTGTGGTGATGCTCTGGTGGGGGGTATTCTTGTCGCCCGGAAGAGGAGTTTTTCCTTTTCTGAGATGTGCAGGATGGCAATAGCCTGCGGTGCATCAAAAGCACTGCATCGTGGACCCGGGGTAGTATCACTGGATGAAGTATGGCAATTAATGGAGGATGTAAAGATAACGGCTGTTTGA